One genomic window of Vibrio parahaemolyticus includes the following:
- a CDS encoding replicative DNA helicase, with protein sequence MAENRNRKPSDSQVDAIKVPPHSLEAEQSVIGGLLLDNERWDTVAERVVASDFYSRPHRLIFEGVKTILESGKPLDLITLSEHLERHEQLEDVGGFAYLADLAKNTPSAANINAYADIVAERAIVRGLIGVANEIADAGYDPQGRSSEDLIDMAESKVFAIAESRTSENEGPQNVDNILEKTLERIELLYKTPQDGVTGVDTGFTDLNKKTAGLQGSDLVIVAARPSMGKTTFAMNLCENAAMQQDKPVLIFSLEMPAEQLMMRMLASLSRVDQTKIRTGQLDDEDWARISSTMGILMQKKNMYIDDSSGLTPTEVRSRARRVAREHGGLSMIMVDYLQLMRVPSLTDNRTLEIAEISRSLKALAKELNVPVVALSQLNRSLEQRADKRPVNSDLRESGSIEQDADLIMFIYRDEVYHPDSPYKGTAEIIIGKQRNGPIGSVRLTFQGQHSRFDNYAGPAFDIDDE encoded by the coding sequence ATGGCGGAAAACAGAAATCGCAAACCTTCAGATAGTCAGGTCGACGCAATCAAAGTGCCACCTCACTCACTAGAAGCAGAGCAATCAGTGATTGGTGGTCTCTTACTGGACAATGAACGTTGGGATACCGTTGCTGAGCGAGTTGTCGCCAGTGATTTCTATAGCCGTCCGCACCGTCTTATTTTTGAAGGTGTGAAAACCATTCTTGAGTCGGGCAAACCGCTTGACCTTATCACTCTGTCTGAGCACCTAGAGCGACACGAGCAACTAGAAGATGTGGGTGGTTTTGCTTACCTTGCTGACTTAGCGAAAAACACGCCCAGTGCTGCCAACATTAATGCCTACGCAGATATTGTGGCTGAACGTGCGATCGTCCGTGGTTTGATTGGTGTTGCGAACGAAATTGCGGACGCGGGTTACGATCCTCAAGGTCGCAGTTCTGAAGATTTGATAGACATGGCGGAGAGTAAAGTTTTTGCTATCGCCGAGTCTCGCACCAGTGAAAACGAAGGTCCACAAAACGTCGACAACATCCTAGAAAAGACGCTAGAACGTATCGAACTGCTGTACAAAACGCCGCAAGATGGCGTGACAGGTGTCGATACTGGTTTTACTGACCTCAACAAAAAGACCGCGGGTCTCCAAGGTTCTGACTTAGTTATCGTGGCAGCGCGTCCATCGATGGGTAAAACCACCTTTGCGATGAACTTGTGTGAAAACGCGGCAATGCAGCAAGACAAACCCGTTTTGATCTTCTCGCTAGAGATGCCGGCGGAACAGTTGATGATGCGTATGTTGGCATCCTTGTCTCGCGTAGATCAAACCAAGATCCGTACGGGTCAGTTGGATGATGAAGACTGGGCACGAATTTCTTCTACCATGGGTATCCTGATGCAGAAGAAAAATATGTACATAGATGACAGTTCAGGCTTAACGCCAACCGAAGTGCGTTCACGTGCCCGTCGTGTTGCTCGTGAGCACGGAGGTCTGTCAATGATCATGGTTGACTACCTTCAGTTGATGCGCGTACCTTCGCTAACCGATAACCGTACTCTTGAGATTGCCGAGATTTCTCGCTCGCTTAAAGCACTGGCGAAAGAGTTGAACGTGCCTGTCGTTGCACTATCGCAGCTAAACCGTTCCCTAGAGCAACGAGCGGATAAACGACCTGTTAACTCGGACTTGCGTGAATCGGGTTCCATCGAGCAGGATGCCGACTTGATCATGTTCATCTACCGTGATGAGGTCTATCACCCAGATAGCCCATACAAAGGCACGGCGGAAATAATTATCGGTAAACAACGTAACGGTCCT
- a CDS encoding DUF481 domain-containing protein, with translation MSRYWLLGLSLLCTTASYAEESVQPEQNIDVPNPLQTEVEFGYQAHTGNTDSRSLNARLSAEYTSGRHRSNGEWKYYNLYKDGEEDKRSSTYSVQSDYKLGPKTYLYGSFKGVDSRYSAYFKDYTLSGGLGYQFSYTENFILEAEIGPGFRYQEPNLDEIDDDDIVFPNIVREGIFRGNLNTTWHALDNLSFAADITLVTGRSNTRVDSELSVTNDITEDIALKLAHSRQYHDKVPEGLSKADSVFSVNLLFAF, from the coding sequence GTGTCCCGATACTGGTTACTTGGCTTGAGCTTACTGTGCACGACTGCATCGTACGCTGAAGAATCAGTACAGCCAGAGCAAAATATTGATGTGCCCAACCCTCTACAAACTGAGGTAGAGTTTGGCTATCAAGCTCACACAGGTAACACGGACTCTCGTTCCCTGAATGCTCGTTTGAGTGCTGAATATACGTCTGGCAGGCACCGTTCAAACGGTGAATGGAAGTACTACAACCTGTACAAAGACGGCGAAGAAGACAAACGTTCATCAACATATTCTGTTCAAAGTGACTACAAGTTAGGACCAAAAACCTACTTGTATGGTAGCTTTAAAGGCGTTGATTCGCGCTATAGCGCCTATTTCAAAGATTACACCTTATCAGGCGGTCTGGGTTATCAGTTTTCCTACACCGAAAACTTTATCTTAGAAGCTGAGATTGGCCCTGGTTTTCGTTATCAGGAACCGAACTTGGATGAGATTGATGATGACGATATCGTCTTTCCTAACATCGTTCGTGAAGGCATTTTCCGTGGCAACCTCAATACCACGTGGCACGCTCTGGATAACTTGAGCTTTGCCGCTGATATCACGCTTGTTACGGGTAGAAGTAATACGCGAGTGGATAGCGAACTCAGTGTCACTAATGACATTACCGAAGACATTGCATTGAAACTGGCTCACTCGCGTCAATACCACGATAAAGTACCAGAGGGATTAAGCAAAGCCGACAGTGTGTTCTCCGTCAATCTGCTTTTCGCGTTTTAA
- the rplI gene encoding 50S ribosomal protein L9 has translation MQVILLDKIGNLGGLGDTVNVKSGYARNFLIPQGKAVMATKGNVEMFEARRAELEAKVAEQLAAAEARAEKVNALEAVVIASKAGDEGKLFGSIGTRDIAEAITAAGVEVAKSEVRLPEGALRTTGEFEISVQLHSEVFATAKVQVVAAE, from the coding sequence ATGCAAGTTATTCTACTTGATAAAATCGGTAACCTAGGTGGTCTTGGCGATACAGTAAACGTTAAATCTGGCTACGCTCGTAACTTCCTTATCCCTCAGGGTAAAGCAGTTATGGCTACTAAAGGCAACGTTGAAATGTTCGAAGCACGTCGTGCTGAACTAGAAGCTAAAGTTGCTGAGCAACTAGCTGCTGCAGAAGCTCGCGCTGAGAAAGTTAACGCTCTAGAAGCAGTTGTTATCGCTTCTAAAGCTGGTGACGAAGGCAAACTATTCGGTTCAATCGGTACTCGTGACATCGCTGAAGCTATCACAGCTGCAGGCGTTGAAGTTGCTAAGAGCGAAGTTCGCCTTCCTGAAGGTGCTCTACGTACAACTGGTGAGTTCGAGATCAGCGTTCAACTTCACTCTGAAGTTTTCGCTACTGCGAAAGTACAGGTTGTTGCTGCTGAGTAA
- the rpsR gene encoding 30S ribosomal protein S18 has translation MARFFRRRKFCRFTAEGVQEIDYKDVATLKNYITEAGKIVPSRITGTSAKYQRQLARAIKRSRYLALLPYTDKHQ, from the coding sequence ATGGCTCGTTTCTTCCGTCGTCGTAAATTCTGCCGTTTCACTGCAGAAGGCGTACAAGAGATTGATTACAAAGACGTAGCAACTCTTAAAAACTACATCACTGAAGCTGGTAAAATCGTACCTAGCCGTATCACTGGTACAAGCGCTAAGTACCAGCGTCAACTAGCACGTGCTATCAAGCGTTCACGCTACCTAGCTCTACTACCGTACACTGACAAGCATCAGTAA
- the priB gene encoding primosomal replication protein N: protein MTNRMELSGTIAKPPIRSKSPGGIEHCRFWLEHRSTVIEADLPRQVYCRMPVVVSGLRSQAITQNLVQGSNIKVSGFVAYQTGRNGVGKLVLHADNITQI, encoded by the coding sequence ATGACCAACCGAATGGAGCTGAGCGGCACCATTGCCAAACCGCCCATTCGTAGCAAAAGCCCTGGTGGCATTGAACACTGTCGGTTTTGGTTAGAGCATCGCTCTACTGTTATCGAAGCTGATTTACCGAGACAAGTTTATTGTCGTATGCCGGTAGTCGTCAGCGGGCTTAGGTCACAAGCAATTACTCAGAATTTAGTACAAGGCAGTAACATTAAGGTAAGTGGTTTTGTCGCTTATCAGACCGGCCGAAATGGCGTTGGGAAATTAGTGTTACATGCCGACAATATTACTCAAATTTAA
- the rpsF gene encoding 30S ribosomal protein S6, whose protein sequence is MRHYEIVFMVHPDQSEQVAGMIERYTGSITEAGGKIHRLEDWGRRQLAYPINKLHKAHYVLMNVEADQAVIDELETAFRFNDAVLRNMIMRTKAAITEQSIMLKQKEERAPRREERSEAKPEAKSEAAE, encoded by the coding sequence ATGCGTCATTACGAAATCGTATTCATGGTGCACCCAGATCAAAGCGAGCAAGTTGCTGGCATGATCGAGCGTTACACTGGTTCTATCACTGAAGCTGGCGGTAAAATCCACCGTCTAGAAGACTGGGGCCGCCGTCAACTGGCTTACCCAATCAACAAGCTTCACAAAGCTCACTACGTTCTAATGAACGTTGAAGCTGACCAAGCTGTAATCGATGAGCTAGAAACTGCTTTCCGTTTCAACGATGCAGTTCTACGTAACATGATCATGCGTACTAAAGCAGCGATCACTGAGCAATCTATCATGCTTAAGCAAAAAGAAGAGCGTGCTCCACGTCGTGAAGAGCGTTCTGAAGCTAAGCCTGAAGCTAAATCAGAAGCTGCTGAGTAA
- the rpe gene encoding ribulose-phosphate 3-epimerase, with translation MKDFLIAPSILSADFARLGEDVEKVLAAGADVVHFDVMDNHYVPNLTFGAPVCKALRDYGITAPIDVHLMVKPVDRIIPDFAKAGASMITFHVEASDHVDRTLQLIKEHGCKAGVVLNPATPLAHLEFIMDKVDLILLMSVNPGFGGQSFIPHTLDKLRAVRKMIDESGRDIRLEIDGGVKVDNIREIAEAGADMFVAGSAIFSQPDYKQVIDQMRTELAQVE, from the coding sequence ATGAAAGATTTTCTTATTGCTCCATCCATTTTATCGGCTGATTTTGCACGTCTAGGTGAAGACGTAGAAAAAGTACTCGCAGCGGGTGCAGATGTGGTGCATTTCGATGTTATGGATAACCACTATGTACCAAACCTGACTTTTGGTGCTCCTGTGTGTAAAGCGCTACGCGATTACGGTATCACTGCGCCAATCGACGTTCATCTAATGGTAAAACCGGTAGATCGCATCATCCCTGATTTTGCGAAAGCTGGCGCATCAATGATCACTTTCCACGTTGAGGCCTCTGATCACGTAGACCGTACTCTTCAGCTTATCAAAGAACACGGCTGTAAAGCGGGTGTGGTATTAAACCCAGCAACACCGCTTGCGCATCTTGAGTTCATCATGGACAAAGTTGACCTGATTCTACTGATGTCGGTAAACCCAGGCTTTGGTGGCCAGTCATTCATTCCTCACACGCTAGATAAACTTCGCGCTGTTCGTAAGATGATCGATGAGTCTGGTCGCGATATCCGTCTGGAAATCGATGGTGGTGTGAAAGTCGACAACATTCGTGAAATTGCTGAAGCAGGAGCGGACATGTTTGTGGCGGGTTCTGCGATTTTTAGTCAGCCAGATTACAAACAAGTGATCGACCAAATGCGCACTGAGCTTGCTCAAGTAGAATAA
- a CDS encoding Dam family site-specific DNA-(adenine-N6)-methyltransferase, translating into MKKQRAFLKWAGGKYGLVEDIQRHLPPARKLVEPFVGAGSVFLNTDYDHYLLADINPDLINLYNLLKERPEEYISEAKRWFVAENNRKEAYLSIRAEFNKTDDVMYRSLAFLYMNRFGFNGLCRYNKKGGFNVPFGSYKKPYFPEAELEFFAEKAKKATFVCEGYPETFRRARKGSVVYCDPPYAPLSNTANFTSYAGNGFTLDDQAALADMAERTATERGIPVLISNHDTTLTRRLYHGADLSVVKVKRTISRNGSGRNKVDELLALFKAPESDSAAS; encoded by the coding sequence ATGAAAAAGCAGCGAGCCTTTCTTAAATGGGCAGGAGGAAAATACGGACTGGTTGAAGACATCCAACGTCATTTGCCACCGGCTCGAAAGCTGGTTGAACCTTTTGTTGGTGCTGGCTCGGTTTTTCTTAATACCGACTATGACCACTATCTGTTGGCGGACATCAATCCCGACCTGATTAATCTCTACAACCTGCTTAAAGAGCGTCCTGAGGAATATATCTCAGAAGCGAAGCGCTGGTTTGTCGCCGAAAACAATCGCAAAGAAGCGTACTTAAGCATTCGTGCTGAGTTTAATAAAACCGATGACGTAATGTATCGCTCACTTGCATTCCTTTACATGAACCGCTTTGGTTTTAATGGTTTATGCCGCTACAACAAAAAAGGTGGCTTCAACGTGCCGTTTGGCTCTTACAAAAAACCTTATTTCCCAGAGGCGGAATTGGAGTTTTTTGCCGAGAAAGCCAAAAAAGCTACGTTTGTGTGCGAAGGTTATCCTGAAACATTTCGTCGTGCGCGCAAGGGCAGCGTTGTGTATTGCGATCCACCTTATGCGCCACTTTCAAACACGGCAAACTTCACTTCATACGCAGGTAATGGTTTCACGTTGGACGACCAAGCGGCACTAGCCGACATGGCAGAAAGAACGGCTACTGAGCGTGGGATTCCGGTGTTGATTTCAAATCACGACACAACACTAACGCGCCGCCTTTACCACGGTGCGGATTTAAGTGTGGTGAAAGTGAAACGCACCATTAGCCGAAACGGTAGTGGTCGTAACAAAGTTGACGAACTGCTCGCCTTGTTCAAAGCGCCGGAATCAGATAGCGCTGCTTCATAG
- a CDS encoding SPOR domain-containing protein translates to MSFAHVLELDSQTELLDRLELLTNFGSNLIAINGPDGYGKSWLAQRYLELGASNKNQCLLLCHATQDDVQRRVLILSQLVSDALFNQQEPLLDSLERILEGEPCDIAIVIDDAHLLSETLVSELWTLVLEAHEKPNWTINVLLFTQSGRLESVLSRLSYGQELKPVELDIDMLSEVEARRFFESLVVRYVDDDAEKRVRDAFKKVDPIPGDIMALGEMKVEKRIIIRSIVGSPLNIALVVLVLLLLAAGGYWWMFNQPSPDDKAQQITGSIEQTAIPTLTEPTLSPSESNLTSVTDDLPNDGDLSDATDDSNSLPPTVTEEVASVGNDDTQQRVVIESDVVDALLEGKPEQANTDNIKALVEGAEPQAKTQSETNSSLIKVVKPSDAASEEVAKTETTSSKPIVKFSFSREELKALSPRAYTLQLAAMTSMEDVQAFLDEHQLNNKVRIYPTVRSGTEWYIVTYQDYPTIQMARDAVEKLPDSLKSVSPWAKSLGQVHREIDRVK, encoded by the coding sequence ATGAGTTTTGCTCACGTTTTGGAATTAGATTCTCAAACCGAGTTATTGGATAGATTGGAGTTGTTGACCAACTTTGGATCCAACCTTATTGCGATCAATGGCCCTGATGGGTATGGAAAATCTTGGCTGGCGCAACGATACCTTGAGTTGGGGGCGAGTAACAAAAATCAATGTTTGTTACTTTGCCATGCGACCCAAGATGACGTGCAGCGTCGCGTCCTCATCTTGAGTCAGCTGGTTTCCGATGCATTGTTTAATCAACAAGAGCCTTTACTCGACAGTCTAGAGCGTATTCTCGAAGGTGAGCCTTGCGATATTGCGATTGTTATTGATGACGCTCATTTACTTAGTGAAACGCTCGTTTCGGAGTTATGGACGTTAGTCTTAGAGGCGCATGAAAAGCCGAACTGGACGATCAACGTGTTGCTTTTTACTCAGTCTGGGCGTTTGGAGTCGGTCTTGTCTCGATTGAGTTATGGGCAAGAACTTAAGCCAGTTGAACTTGATATTGATATGCTATCCGAAGTGGAAGCGCGTCGTTTCTTCGAATCACTAGTGGTTAGGTATGTCGATGACGATGCGGAGAAACGTGTTCGAGATGCATTTAAGAAAGTCGACCCGATTCCGGGTGACATCATGGCATTAGGAGAGATGAAAGTGGAAAAAAGGATCATTATCCGTTCAATTGTCGGATCGCCACTCAACATCGCATTAGTGGTTTTGGTGCTACTGTTGCTGGCCGCTGGTGGTTATTGGTGGATGTTTAATCAGCCAAGCCCAGATGACAAAGCGCAGCAGATCACGGGAAGCATTGAGCAAACTGCCATTCCGACACTCACTGAGCCGACTCTTTCGCCATCAGAATCTAATTTAACCTCAGTGACTGACGACTTGCCAAATGACGGCGATTTATCAGATGCGACTGACGATTCCAACTCATTGCCACCAACGGTGACAGAAGAAGTAGCAAGCGTCGGAAATGATGACACCCAACAGCGTGTGGTGATTGAATCTGACGTGGTTGATGCTCTGTTAGAAGGTAAGCCTGAGCAAGCGAATACAGACAATATTAAAGCGTTAGTAGAAGGGGCTGAACCTCAAGCGAAAACCCAGTCAGAGACAAACTCTTCTTTGATTAAAGTGGTGAAGCCAAGCGATGCCGCATCAGAAGAGGTTGCTAAAACAGAGACGACCTCAAGTAAACCTATCGTCAAATTCTCGTTTTCACGTGAAGAGTTAAAAGCGTTATCTCCAAGAGCGTACACCTTGCAGTTAGCAGCCATGACATCAATGGAAGATGTGCAAGCTTTTCTTGATGAGCATCAGCTGAATAACAAGGTACGCATTTATCCGACGGTTCGCAGTGGAACGGAATGGTACATCGTGACTTACCAAGATTATCCGACAATTCAAATGGCTCGAGACGCGGTAGAGAAGCTGCCAGATTCACTTAAGTCGGTGAGCCCATGGGCAAAATCGCTAGGCCAAGTTCATCGAGAAATTGATCGCGTGAAATAA
- the aroB gene encoding 3-dehydroquinate synthase, whose amino-acid sequence MERITVNLAERSYPISIGAGLFEDPAYLSQVLSNKNTNQKVVVISNVTVAPLYADKILHQLKQLGCDASLLELPDGEQYKNLDVFNQVMNFLLEGSYARDVVIIALGGGVIGDLVGFASACYQRGVDFIQIPTTLLSQVDSSVGGKTAVNHPLGKNMIGAFYQPKAVIIDTNCLSTLPEREFAAGIAEVIKYGIIYDGAFFDWLEENLDRLYTLDEDALTYAIARCCQIKAEVVAQDEKESGIRALLNLGHTFGHAIEAELGYGNWLHGEAVSSGTVMAAKTSLLRGLISEEQFERIIALLRRAKLPVHTPDSMSFDDFIKHMMRDKKVLSGQLRLVLPTGIGSAEVIADTSQEVIQQAIDFGRNI is encoded by the coding sequence ATGGAACGGATTACGGTCAATCTAGCAGAGCGTAGCTACCCAATCTCTATAGGCGCCGGGTTGTTTGAGGACCCGGCGTACCTTTCTCAAGTTCTCTCAAACAAAAATACCAATCAAAAAGTCGTTGTGATCAGTAATGTCACAGTGGCACCTTTGTATGCCGATAAAATCCTTCATCAACTAAAACAACTTGGTTGTGATGCTTCGTTACTTGAGTTGCCTGATGGCGAGCAGTACAAAAACCTGGATGTGTTTAACCAAGTCATGAATTTCCTGCTAGAGGGAAGTTATGCTCGTGATGTGGTCATTATCGCCCTCGGTGGTGGTGTAATCGGAGATCTCGTCGGGTTTGCTTCAGCCTGTTATCAGCGAGGTGTGGACTTTATCCAAATTCCAACGACGTTGTTGTCCCAAGTGGATTCTTCCGTTGGCGGCAAAACGGCAGTCAATCATCCGCTAGGTAAAAACATGATTGGCGCATTTTACCAACCGAAAGCGGTGATCATCGATACCAACTGTTTATCGACGCTACCTGAGCGTGAATTTGCTGCTGGTATAGCTGAAGTGATCAAATACGGCATTATTTATGATGGTGCATTCTTTGATTGGCTGGAAGAAAATTTAGACCGTTTATACACGTTGGATGAAGACGCGCTTACCTATGCTATTGCACGTTGCTGCCAAATTAAAGCTGAAGTGGTTGCACAAGACGAAAAAGAGTCTGGAATTCGAGCGTTGCTCAATTTGGGTCACACTTTCGGTCATGCGATAGAAGCTGAATTAGGCTACGGCAATTGGTTACATGGTGAGGCGGTGTCTTCTGGTACGGTGATGGCGGCCAAAACGTCACTTCTGCGTGGACTGATTTCTGAAGAGCAGTTTGAGCGTATTATTGCATTGTTGCGCAGAGCGAAATTGCCAGTCCACACACCCGACAGCATGAGTTTTGATGACTTTATCAAGCATATGATGCGTGATAAAAAAGTGCTGTCAGGTCAATTGCGCTTAGTTCTACCAACCGGAATTGGCAGTGCGGAAGTGATAGCCGATACTTCACAAGAAGTGATTCAGCAGGCTATTGATTTCGGTCGCAATATTTAA
- the aroK gene encoding shikimate kinase AroK produces MAEKRNIFLVGPMGAGKSTIGRHLAQQLHMEFVDSDTVIEERTGADISWVFDVEGEEGFRKREEAVLEDLTQEQGIVLATGGGSVKSKENRNRLSARGVVVYLETTIEKQLARTNRDKKRPLLQTDNPREVLEQLAEERNPLYEEVADYTVRTDDQSAKVVANQIVKMLEER; encoded by the coding sequence ATGGCTGAGAAACGTAATATTTTCCTTGTTGGCCCAATGGGCGCCGGCAAAAGTACAATTGGTAGACATCTAGCACAGCAACTGCATATGGAGTTTGTTGACTCCGATACAGTGATTGAAGAACGCACTGGTGCAGACATCTCTTGGGTTTTTGATGTAGAAGGTGAAGAAGGCTTCCGTAAGCGTGAAGAAGCGGTACTTGAAGATCTGACTCAAGAACAAGGCATCGTGCTGGCAACTGGCGGCGGCTCTGTGAAAAGCAAAGAGAACCGTAACCGTCTTTCTGCTCGCGGTGTAGTTGTTTACCTAGAAACGACAATTGAAAAGCAACTTGCACGTACTAACCGTGACAAGAAGCGTCCTCTACTTCAAACGGACAACCCTCGTGAAGTATTGGAGCAATTAGCTGAAGAACGTAACCCGTTATACGAAGAAGTAGCGGATTACACTGTTCGCACTGACGATCAAAGTGCAAAAGTGGTAGCCAACCAGATCGTAAAAATGCTAGAAGAGAGATAA
- a CDS encoding type IV pilus secretin PilQ, producing MKMRQGLTRTPRMLTGLFSLWLFLLLAPLAAAEDVQSNALKSIDFRTNKSKDAVIVVELASPAAIVDVKRVQEGLSIDLMNTSVKDEQLYLLDVKDFATVVESVEVFRDTSTTRLVAYIDEEYTHDYRLTGRYLEITVSKLKPNEKVPDKSILEKEGKLISINFQDIPVRNVLQLIADYNQFNLVVSDSVEGNLTLRLDGVPWQQVLDIILQVKGLDKRVDGNVILVAPTDELDLREKQQLEKQKLTEEMGELSSEIIKVNFAKASDIAEMINGEGNISMLSERGSMTIDERTNSLLIRELPENIAVIREIIESLDIPVKQVQIEARIVTISEGNMDELGIRWGFTSINGNNTVGGSIENNLATIGLYEGGGDGEGEEGGDGVGIDDFLNVNLAATNPNAASIAFQVAKLGSDTLLDLELSALQQESKAEIISSPRLITTNKKPAYIEQGTEIPYLESSSSGATSVTFKKAVLSLKVTPQITPDNRLVLDLSVTQDRPGKVVKTGTGEAMAIDTQRIGTQVLVNNGETVVLGGIFQHSITNSVDKVPLLGDLPLLGALFRRSYENVGKSELLIFVTPKVVIQ from the coding sequence ATGAAAATGAGACAAGGATTAACACGTACACCAAGGATGCTTACTGGGCTCTTCTCCTTATGGTTGTTTTTACTTCTGGCCCCTTTAGCAGCAGCAGAAGATGTACAGTCTAATGCGCTCAAGAGCATCGACTTTCGCACTAACAAAAGCAAAGATGCCGTGATTGTGGTGGAGCTTGCATCCCCGGCGGCTATTGTTGATGTTAAACGTGTTCAAGAAGGATTAAGCATTGATTTAATGAACACGTCGGTAAAAGACGAACAGCTTTACCTTCTCGACGTGAAAGATTTCGCGACGGTGGTGGAAAGTGTGGAAGTGTTCCGCGATACCTCCACCACACGATTAGTTGCGTATATCGATGAAGAATACACGCATGACTATCGTTTGACGGGGCGTTATCTTGAAATCACTGTCAGCAAGCTTAAACCAAATGAAAAAGTGCCAGACAAGAGCATCTTAGAAAAAGAAGGCAAGCTGATCTCTATTAACTTCCAAGACATTCCTGTGCGTAACGTTTTGCAGCTGATTGCAGATTACAACCAGTTTAACTTGGTGGTTTCGGATTCTGTCGAAGGCAACCTTACACTGCGTCTTGATGGTGTGCCGTGGCAGCAAGTGCTCGACATCATCTTGCAAGTGAAAGGGTTAGATAAGCGTGTTGATGGCAACGTGATTTTGGTCGCCCCGACCGATGAGCTGGATTTGCGCGAGAAGCAGCAGTTAGAAAAACAAAAGCTGACGGAAGAAATGGGTGAACTTTCATCAGAAATCATCAAAGTCAATTTTGCTAAAGCTTCGGATATTGCAGAGATGATTAATGGTGAAGGCAACATTAGCATGTTGTCAGAGCGTGGCAGTATGACCATTGATGAGCGAACCAATTCGCTATTAATCAGAGAATTGCCAGAGAACATCGCCGTTATTCGCGAAATCATTGAATCGCTCGATATCCCAGTCAAACAAGTACAAATTGAAGCCCGAATTGTCACCATCAGTGAGGGTAACATGGATGAGTTAGGTATTCGTTGGGGCTTCACATCTATTAATGGTAATAACACCGTTGGTGGCTCTATTGAGAACAACCTAGCGACAATCGGTTTGTACGAAGGTGGTGGTGATGGCGAAGGTGAAGAGGGTGGTGATGGTGTTGGTATCGATGATTTTCTTAATGTGAATTTAGCCGCGACCAACCCGAATGCGGCGAGCATTGCGTTCCAAGTGGCAAAGTTAGGTTCTGATACATTATTGGACTTAGAGCTGTCTGCATTGCAGCAAGAATCAAAAGCAGAAATCATTTCTAGCCCACGATTGATCACGACCAATAAGAAGCCCGCGTACATTGAACAAGGTACCGAAATTCCTTATCTAGAATCTTCATCGAGTGGTGCAACGTCAGTGACCTTTAAAAAAGCGGTGTTGAGCTTGAAGGTGACACCGCAGATCACACCTGACAATCGTTTAGTGTTGGATCTGAGTGTGACCCAAGACCGACCTGGTAAGGTAGTGAAAACGGGTACAGGAGAGGCAATGGCAATTGATACGCAGCGCATTGGCACCCAAGTTCTGGTTAATAATGGTGAGACGGTTGTGCTCGGTGGTATTTTCCAGCACAGCATTACTAACTCAGTGGATAAAGTGCCATTGTTGGGCGATCTTCCGCTATTAGGCGCACTTTTCCGCCGAAGTTACGAAAACGTTGGTAAAAGTGAGTTGCTAATTTTCGTTACGCCTAAGGTCGTTATTCAGTAG
- a CDS encoding pilus assembly protein PilP produces the protein MKNKSLLTVLVSALLVGCQANDESLTDFIRGVESQARRDVEKLKPADKYIAVAYAPGVMRAPFELPKEATIATQPVARKDCWQPPNRARSGKLEKFPLSQLRLKGVMGMGNTVSGLVQAPNGTVYKVKPGQYLGRNNGKVTHVTHSYLLINETLPDGLGCWQKRKVKLALR, from the coding sequence ATGAAAAATAAATCTTTGCTGACGGTGTTGGTAAGCGCTCTATTGGTCGGGTGCCAGGCGAATGATGAATCATTAACGGATTTTATTCGTGGTGTTGAAAGCCAGGCGCGGCGAGATGTGGAGAAACTCAAACCTGCTGACAAATACATCGCAGTAGCGTATGCCCCAGGAGTGATGCGTGCTCCTTTCGAATTGCCCAAAGAGGCGACCATCGCGACTCAACCTGTGGCGAGAAAAGATTGTTGGCAACCGCCGAACCGAGCGAGATCTGGCAAGTTAGAAAAATTCCCACTCAGCCAACTTCGTTTAAAAGGAGTGATGGGTATGGGGAACACCGTTTCTGGTTTAGTTCAAGCCCCGAATGGCACGGTTTACAAAGTGAAACCAGGTCAATACCTCGGGCGTAATAACGGTAAGGTCACCCATGTTACCCACTCCTATTTGTTGATTAATGAAACCTTGCCCGATGGTTTGGGGTGCTGGCAAAAACGTAAAGTTAAGTTGGCTTTGAGATAG